The following proteins come from a genomic window of Trifolium pratense cultivar HEN17-A07 linkage group LG4, ARS_RC_1.1, whole genome shotgun sequence:
- the LOC123924033 gene encoding protein FAR1-RELATED SEQUENCE 5-like — protein sequence MAANDGDINGEELASGNNVVNEEGKEDMGTYKDISELTNDEIRGLEFDSEEQAIQFYQSFAEFHGFAIRKDDVRRDDDDKIVVRQLVCNRAGKNSNKEGRGKVLKPNTRTDCPARLRVNLNVETDKWTVFAFEPCHNHPLTPTRYVHLIPKYRRLSGSDKALVDGLHTQGVRTCHILGFMLAQKGGYGKIRVLINSFFISVSRCVGRG from the coding sequence ATGGCTGCAAATGATGGAGATATAAATGGTGAAGAATTGGCTAGTGGTAATAATGTCGTTaatgaagaaggaaaagaggaCATGGGTACTTATAAGGATATTAGTGAATTGACAAATGATGAGATAAGAGGATTGGAATTTGATTCAGAGGAACAAGCTATACAATTTTATCAAAGCTTTGCAGAATTTCATGGGTTTGCAATAAGAAAAGATGATGTAAGacgtgatgatgatgataagaTAGTTGTTCGTCAATTAGTTTGTAATAGAGCGGGTAAGAATAGCAATAAGGAGGGCCGTGGAAAAGTTCTGAAGCCGAACACTAGAACCGATTGTCCTGCAAGGCTTCGAGTAAATTTAAATGTTGAGACTGATAAGTGGACAGTTTTTGCATTTGAGCCCTGTCATAACCATCCCCTAACGCCGACACGTTATGTTCATCTAATTCCTAAGTATCGTCGATTGAGTGGATCCGATAAAGCCCTTGTTGATGGCTTGCACACACAGGGTGTTAGAACTTGTCATATTTTGGGTTTTATGTTGGCTCAAAAAGGTGGTTATGGAAAAATAAGAGTTCttataaattcttttttcaTATCAGTTTCTAGGTGTGTTGGAAGAGGTTGA